The DNA sequence ACGCATGGATGCACTGGTGACCCATTTTTGGCTTTCTGGTTTGCCTCCAGCGGCAAGCCAAACTAAGGGCTTATTGGCTTCGAGGTTGATTTTATCAATTTCTCGCATTAATATATCTAATTTCTTGGATTGTTTTATGTCGCAGAATAACCCCTTTTGCAGTTCTTTACATGAGGAGATTTCAGAAAGCAGGACGCCAACCCTTTTATATTTCTTTCCTTCAATGTATGCTAGCCTTAGCCCCTCTAATGCGGCCCTTACAATAGAGGGGGAATCGTTTTTAGGAGTTGCAAGGCAAACCCTTTTGCTGCCCCAGTAGCAATCTGGAACGTGAAAGCTCGTGGATATGTAGGTTGTAACAACATTAGCCAGCGACCTCTGTGTCCTCGCTGCGATATTATATATGCCTTCGTCAGCCTGCTTTGCAATCTTGATGGCAATCGGGAACGAGTGGACCGTTAAGTACATCTACACCAGGGCTGTCATAGGAAAGCCGAAGAAGGAATTTTGATATCTCATTTCCAATGAAAGGCCCTCAAATAATTAGCCATACCTAAAATTTTTCTTGTCCATTCCGATGTGGGATGTTAAAATCATTTTAAAAGATCTTAATATTGCGACCATGGAGGTGGGGTTAAATGGCGCAAACAATAATCAATGCAAAAGAAATGGTCTGGGTGTTGGATCCAAATCAGCCCTTCGCAGGGCCGGTCAGGGATGGAGGAATTATAGTCGCAAGGGTTAGTCCCGGATGTTGGGGAGCTATGATAACTCCCGATTACCCGAGCGGACATGAAGTCACGAAACCCATAGCAGTAGAAGGAGCAGACGTTGGGGATTCCATAATGATAAGGGTCAGGAAGATCAACGTCCTTTCGCTTGCCACGACGTCGGGTACCGATGTGCCTCAGGAAGGGCATTTCGTGGGCGATCCCTTTGTTGCCAAAAAATGTCCCTCTTGCGGCACGATAAATCCCGAGACATACGTCGAAGGCGTTGGCGAAGATGCCATACGTTGCAAGAAATGCGGAGCTCCCGTACATCCGTTCCTTTATGGCAACACTTATACAATACTCATGGATGACGAAAGGAAAGTTGGAGTGACAGTCCCACCGCAGGTCGCGAGGGAAATAGCCTGTGATGCAGCTCATTTTAGCGCACTGCCGCCTGAGTCTAAACAATACTCGGCCAACTTAATGGCAAGGGGAGACCTTCCTGGTCTTATAGCTCCTCTGCGCCCAATGGTTGGAAACCTTGGAACTTGTCCTGCCGTAGCGATGCCATCTTCTCATAACGCAGGTGATTTTGGAAGCTTTCTCGTGGGTGCGCCCCATGAATATGGCCTTACCGAAGAACAGCTGCGACTTCGCACCGATGGGCACATGGACATAAACGAAGTCGTAGAAGGTTCCGTCGTAATTGCTCCTGTAAAGGTCAAAGGTGGTGGAGTATACGTCGGTGATGTCCACGCCATGATGGGAGATGGGGAGATAGCCGGGCATACCACCGATGTAACAGCTGAGGTGATACTGGAGGTAAAAGTATTAAAGGGCCTTTCTCTGGACGGTCCTATCGTCTTGCCCAGGGCTTGCGATCTTCCGGCTATAGTTGCAAGGCGAAGCGAAGAAATATTGAATAGGGCAAGGCGAATTGCAAGCCTTTATGGTTTCGAGGTGGAGGACGAAGCTCTTCCAATACAAATGGTAGGGAGCGGTAAAAACCTTAACGAGGCTTGTGACAATGGCCTAAAGAGATTATCTGAGTTGACGGGGTTATCGCTGGATGAGGTCAAAAACAGGTGCACGATCACCGGACAGGTGGAAATTGGAAGGCTTCCGGGGGTCGTCCACGTTTCCATGCTCGTTCCTCGAAAGATACTCGAAAAAGTTGGCCTGTGGAATGTCGTAGCTTCACAATATGACTACGCATGTCAAAGGGCTTGAGATTAATATCCACAGCCAATACGTTTAGCGCTGACGATCTTTGTTGACGTTTTTGTGAGCTCGTGGTATCTTTCTAGAGCGTCGGTCATTGCCGGCACTATGCGGGGAGCAGTGATACATAGGTGCAGGATCGCAGTGTAGATGAGAGCTTTATGAGGATTGCCCTCCAGGAGGCAAATAAGGCCTTCGACGAAGGGGAAATCCCAGTGGGTGCCGTGATAGTGCTTAACGATACGGTAATTGCTAGTGCCCATAATACCAAGGAGCGTAATGGCGATCCAACTGCTCATGCTGAAATTAACGTGATCAGGGCTGCATCTTTGAAGCTGTCCAAGGAAGAGTTTGCTCGATGCACATTATACGTAACGCTTGAACCCTGCGTAATGTGTGCCGGCGCTGTCCTGCAGGCCAGGTTTGAAAGGATCGTTTTTGGTACCCTAGATCCTAGGGCAGGTGCATGTTGGTCTCTTTATAGAATACCAGAGGATAAAAGGCTTCCCTGGCGCTGCAAGATACAAGGC is a window from the Acetomicrobium flavidum genome containing:
- a CDS encoding DUF4113 domain-containing protein encodes the protein MYLTVHSFPIAIKIAKQADEGIYNIAARTQRSLANVVTTYISTSFHVPDCYWGSKRVCLATPKNDSPSIVRAALEGLRLAYIEGKKYKRVGVLLSEISSCKELQKGLFCDIKQSKKLDILMREIDKINLEANKPLVWLAAGGKPESQKWVTSASMRSPRYTSYWDELPTIKV
- a CDS encoding acetamidase/formamidase family protein, coding for MAQTIINAKEMVWVLDPNQPFAGPVRDGGIIVARVSPGCWGAMITPDYPSGHEVTKPIAVEGADVGDSIMIRVRKINVLSLATTSGTDVPQEGHFVGDPFVAKKCPSCGTINPETYVEGVGEDAIRCKKCGAPVHPFLYGNTYTILMDDERKVGVTVPPQVAREIACDAAHFSALPPESKQYSANLMARGDLPGLIAPLRPMVGNLGTCPAVAMPSSHNAGDFGSFLVGAPHEYGLTEEQLRLRTDGHMDINEVVEGSVVIAPVKVKGGGVYVGDVHAMMGDGEIAGHTTDVTAEVILEVKVLKGLSLDGPIVLPRACDLPAIVARRSEEILNRARRIASLYGFEVEDEALPIQMVGSGKNLNEACDNGLKRLSELTGLSLDEVKNRCTITGQVEIGRLPGVVHVSMLVPRKILEKVGLWNVVASQYDYACQRA
- the tadA gene encoding tRNA adenosine(34) deaminase TadA, producing the protein MQDRSVDESFMRIALQEANKAFDEGEIPVGAVIVLNDTVIASAHNTKERNGDPTAHAEINVIRAASLKLSKEEFARCTLYVTLEPCVMCAGAVLQARFERIVFGTLDPRAGACWSLYRIPEDKRLPWRCKIQGGVLAVECKKILDDFFRLLRGGWRGGRAVEGGRLEID